The following coding sequences lie in one Panicum virgatum strain AP13 chromosome 6N, P.virgatum_v5, whole genome shotgun sequence genomic window:
- the LOC120677803 gene encoding cysteine-rich PDZ-binding protein-like — MVCAKCEKKLGKVIVPDKWKEGASNTNESGGRKINENKLLSKKNRWTPYGNTKCIICKQQVHQDAKYCHTCAYSKGVCAMCGKQVLDTKLYKQSNV, encoded by the exons atggtgtgcGCCAAGT GCGAGAAGAAGCTCGGGAAGGTGATCGTGCCGGACAAGTGGAAGGAGGGCGCCAGCAACACCAACGAGAGCGGCGGCCGCAAGATCAACGAGAACAAGCTCCTCTCCAAGAAGAACAG GTGGACTCCCTATGGAAACACCAAATGTATAATCTGCAAGCAACAGGTGCACCAGGACGCAAAATATTGCCACACCTGTGCTTATTCCAAAG GAGTGTGTGCGATGTGTGGGAAGCAAGTGCTGGACACAAAGCTCTACAAGCAAAGCAACGTGTGA